In the genome of Ziziphus jujuba cultivar Dongzao chromosome 10, ASM3175591v1, the window GGTCATTTTGTGCTACTCTGCTCATTACTATACTATTTTACCAGAATTCATCAATATTGGCATAATTATTTCACTCCCCAGCAATAACAATGCTGAGTGTAGATTCAATTATTCTAGGTTTCCATTGGAAATGCCAAGTTACTAAATTGAGAAGGATAAGAAGGGTCAAAAGTTAAACTTCCCTTGAAAATTATATTGTCATGATAATTTTCATGCTTGAATATGTAGATGGTGATTAGTACTTTTGAAATTATAGATTTACAACCAAAGATTTAGAGAAAAATAATTTCTGGTGTTCTTTTATCCTTTCTTAATTGTTGTTTATgtatcttgtttttttttttcttttgaaaggtCAATAAGAAATGGTCATACACTTAAACTTCTTATTTTGGAACTTATTAGGGTTTGGCAAGAAGTACCTGTGCTGGTCATTGTCAGTATGCTTGCCTACTTTTGTTTCCTTGAGCAGCTTCTGGTAAGATTAGAAATATCATTTCCAGATCTATCATTTCTGTCATTATATGTTCTTGgtgatttatattttctttgtgCAGGTTGGGAAAATGAGTACTGGAGCAATTGCCATATCTCTTCCATTTTCTTGTGTTCTTGGTCTCCTCTCATCAATGACCTCATCGACCATGGGTATGCTAACAAAGATCCTTAATAAATTTCACAAATGGGTGAATTTTTCGTAAGATTTTCTTGCTGGGATCAAGACTGAACTGGAATATAATATGACCATGCACAAAGTtggcataaaaaatttaactcTAGTATGTTGAGAATTCAGATATGATAGGTTAGGAACATCCAATCTCATGATTGATTCGATCCGACTGTGAATGCTAACTTACTATTAGACATCTTGAAGTTACGTGGGTACGTAAATATGGACAGATAAAAAGTTCACATATCACAGAAGTGGCTCTAATTCTCACGTTATTTCTATGATCCTTAAATGGTGACATAAGTTTCTGCTTAAGGATTTATATACTTCCCTAACCTATTGAACTTGTTTGTTCAGTGAAGAGAAGATTTGTCTGGGTTTATGCATCTATTCAATTTGCTCTGGTGGTTCTCTTTGCACATATATTTTACTCCTTGGTATGATGCTTTCTTCTttactcttttcttttaatttgcttaattgAATTGAAGCTAAAATTAGCTGAAATCTTCAATGTCATTTGCAAAGAAGCTTGAAAATGACTTTATTTATACGAGGCTTCATAGCTAAATTTGACTACATATCCTTATGGCACTGAAATTGTGTCATATTGGGTTTTCGACATGGAATGAATATAAATGTCTTCCTTCTAATTGGCTGAAACCATGTCTTGCTGAATATGCAGGAAAACATCAGCTTTAGTTGTGACTTACTTGAGCATGAAGTTTGTTAcagatttaatttaaatacatacTGAAGTTAGATTTTATTCAATTTCTTTGCATTATATTTTTGGCCTCCAGATTCACGTACAAGCAGTATTGTGTATTCTTCTGGCAACATTTGCTGGGCTTGGTGTTGCCATGAGTGGGAGTTCAATAATTGTGGAGTTCTTGAGATGGAAAAGAAGATGGCAGGCTTCATCAGAGCAGCACCCAAGTTCACAAGCAACGACATGACAATGCCGAATCCCTGGAACTGTAAATTCAGATGGGATATGCCTGCTTTCCAGTCTCCTCATGGAGTTTTAGAGGGAGTTTGAGTTGGGGGTTTTATTATTGGGTTTATGTGATTTGTTTTCTTGAacttcatcaatatatatatatatatatatatatatatataagagttaGGACATCgataattttttgttaatatacCTCAATTGAGATGTTGTTTACCGAGATGCTTTTATTTGTATGCTTCGTCATTGTACAGGCTTTTGTTGTAGCACACAGACAAATTTTTCAATCAAATGCTTATCCAATCTCATTATGTCTTAATCTTCAGTTTGAATAGAAAAGGATaattcccccccaaaaaaaaaaaaaaaaaaagtcatattgtcattaaaaatatatataattaatttttccagtaaaacttaaaaagaaatgTACAGTATCAAAACTCCAATGAGACCATATTTTCTATCCGAAAAAGATTATCCAAACggccttttttgttttatataattttgtcttttttaaataaaagtgataagagtggaattgtttttttttttttttgggtaaatataaaaaaatgaatctaTTGATCCAGTTTTTAGAAAACTATAGACTATTAGCGGTTATAGTTTTATAACCATGCAGAAGTCTACAAACTGCCCAGTCCATTACCATCCAGCTGTTCCTATCGTCCTCTCCCATAATGTTCAACACATGAAACCATACTAAAACTTAAATGAAATTTGTCAAAATTCGAACCTACAATTTCTGCAAACAGGTGTAATGAGTTGAATCGGCTTCCTACCACTAATCCACCCCCTTGGGTGTGTggaaatgtattttttgataagCCGTAAGAAGGACAAATAGCAATAGCAACGTATAAAAGATTACGAAAATTTAGTATTAGTTAATAGGTAAGAgctattgaaaaaaagaaaagaatgataTGCTAATAAatccccagaaaaaaaaaaaagaacaaattaacaAGCAATGATGCcacccttcaatttttttattttttgtttttgaataaacCCTTCAATGTTTTGGAATAAATGCGAGATTTTGGAAAAGGAAATTTACAGTTTTCTCTTCTGTTTGGTTGCTTAGAAATTTGGACAAGGAAAAGAAATACTTCCTTCTATATAGGATTTTTCTGTTCATTAcccaaactctttttttttttttttttttaaatatttcaagttgGATTAGTAGCACAAAAAGTAATTATAcctttacaagtaatttatagACCTGAAATTTGGTATGTGCACACCATAAAAGTAGGGGACTTTTGCACCCAACTATATAACACccgaaataaaattttcaattaaaaaaaacacaataatataaataaataaataaataaaggaaaaagaattagGGCATTCGGTCTGCAATGAACAGTTGACACAAACGGTCAATGAGTGTGGCAGAGTGAGAGTAGGAATGAACCTTGCGACAAGAATTACAGACTTACTTCCACTACGCAATCCCTTCTCTCCCTTTCTCAGAGGTGCTCTTTAACCATCTCAACCgccatttttttctctcttctttctttctttctttcctctcttatctctctctctctgtatgcAAAATATTCTTTTCTAATGCTTAAAGCGCGCGCTCGTTGAACAGACTTATGTGTTTTCATTAGGTGTGCCCAAGATTGGGTTTGTGCCTTTCTCGTGCAGTTGTACGAGATTGAGTGGTAGTTTTCCGATGCAAATGGCTCAGAGTTTTGACAACAATGATACGGGTTTTGTTGAGAATAAGTTTGCATTGGTTCGTCCGGCCTCTGAAGCTTATGCTCAAGAGGCTTTTGAAGCTCTCAGAACCGGCAAGGTCATTGCTGTGCCCACCGACACACTCTATGGATTCGCCTGTGATGCTTGGTATGGTTCCAAAATGGTTATTGCGAATTTTGCATTCAAGCTGTATGTTCAAATTCCTCAATGCAATATCGTTGGTGATTTACTTGGATGATATCAGAATGTGtagtttttgggttttttaagCAAGTGTTCTTATGCTTTATGTTTTATTTGCACTTTAGAAATGTCTTATTTTTTGGTATATGGACTTAGACGTTTAGCTGCTGCAATGGTAGGACTAGGATAGAAAGCTTTACAATGTAGATACTGGTGAGGCGTTTGAGTCTCTATTTCAATTGAAGCTGCGTTGCATATAAAAGTATAGTCTCGTTGTGTTAGAAATTAAGTTTATTGACTTGATCATTAAGACCTGGAGGAGAAAGATTTTGTGAAGTATCAATCTAATGAGTCTTTGACTCCTGGAAGAATATAAAGTGTCTACTTCCCTATCAAACTACGTTGCATTTGCATGCTTGTTTTGAGATCAATCAAATGATAGGTATCTTTCCAAAATAACAATTGATATACATCGGATAAACTGAAAGTTGCACTTCTCAGAGATATGGGTTTCTCAGTCTCTGGTCCTTCTTGTCTGACCAAACGGAACTTCCTGTAAAACGTTCTCTGTTGTGTTAGATTTATCAGGAATTAGAAGCTGTATGttgaataatatatgaatatcttGAAATGAAAGTGATAACCATTAGCAATTCTATATTGCTTTATCTTGTCTAAATGCCTCAAATTCTTTTCTTATAACAATCTCATCTGAatcttggaaatatttaagctaGACTTGACTTAATTTTCGTactcctttctttatttctcaCATCCTTCTACCTTTTTGAAGTTGTTATGCGACCGTTATTGCAGTTCTTTGGAAGCAGTTAACAGGATTTATGAGATTAAAGGACGTAAACATACAAGTCCTCTAGCAATATGTGTTGGGGATGTTTCAGACATAAAACGCTATGCTGTCACAGAACATTTGCCACAGGGCTTGCTTGAGTCTCTCCTTCCAGGACCTGTTACTGTTGTACTAAAGCGAGGTTTGTGAACATGTGTCCcttgtagagagagagagagagagagagagagagaaggaaaaaaaaaaaaagaaaaagaaaaaataagaagaagaagaaaaagaaagaa includes:
- the LOC107411346 gene encoding uncharacterized protein LOC107411346 isoform X1, translated to MNLATRITDLLPLRNPFSPFLRGVPKIGFVPFSCSCTRLSGSFPMQMAQSFDNNDTGFVENKFALVRPASEAYAQEAFEALRTGKVIAVPTDTLYGFACDACSLEAVNRIYEIKGRKHTSPLAICVGDVSDIKRYAVTEHLPQGLLESLLPGPVTVVLKRGESSILEKSLNPGLDSIGVRVPDYNFIRVIARGSGSALALTSANLSGQPSSVCIKDFENLWEHCAYVYDGGELPSGRAGSTVVDLTSLGKYKILRPGSAKEETVTILETHSLVEDTATT